The following are encoded in a window of Spea bombifrons isolate aSpeBom1 chromosome 2, aSpeBom1.2.pri, whole genome shotgun sequence genomic DNA:
- the LOC128474322 gene encoding vomeronasal type-2 receptor 26-like, with protein MYGARTSQCLFLIKMIPRSQCSNNCLPGQRKVQLFGIHSCCYDCVYCSEGEISNVTDSDNCLKCPVDEWPNEKKDRCIPKVVEFLSYTDDTLTAIMASVSVLFCLITLAVLRLFILHWDNYIVKANNRNLSFILLVSIMLSFLCVFLFLGRPVDITCILRQTSFGIIFSVAVSSVLAKTIMVCIAFKATRPGSKWNKCIGVKLPISIVVFCSFIQVLINIIWLIISPPFQEQDMHSYQGKIIIQCNEGSVTAFYSVLGYLGILAAMSFIIAFLARSLPDSFNEAKYITFSMLVFCSAWIAMIPVYLSTKGKYMVAVEIFAILTSNAGLLSCIFFPKCYIILFRPEMNSKTCMLKITD; from the exons ATGTACGGGGCTCGGACAAGCCAGTGCCTGTTTTTGATCAAAATG ATTCCCCGATCTCAATGCTCAAATAATTGTTTACCTGGTCAGCGGAAAGTCCAGCTATTTGGAATACACTCCTGCTGCTACGACTGTGTTTATTGTTCAGAAGGAGAAATATCAAATGTTACTG ACAGTGACAATTGTTTAAAATGCCCAGTAGATGAATGGCCAAATGAGAAAAAGGATCGATGTATTCCCAAAGTGGTGGAATTTCTATCCTATACAGATGATACCTTGACTGCAATAATGGCATCTGTCTCAGTTCTCTTTTGCTTAATTACTCTGGCAGTACTGAGATTGTTTATTTTACACTGGGATAACTATATTGTTAAAGCTAATAACAGGAACCTCAGCTTCATCCTCCTTGTTTCCATAATGCTGagcttcctctgtgtgtttctgttccttgGACGGCCAGTGGATATAACCTGCATACTCCGTCAAACCTCCTTTGGAATCATCTTCTCCGTAGCTGTGTCTTCTGTGTTGGCCAAGACTATCATGGTCTGTATTGCTTTTAAAGCCACCCGACCTGGCAGCAAGTGGAATAAATGTATCGGAGTCAAACTGCCAATTTCTATAGTCGTGTTCTGCTCATTTATTCAAGttctaattaatataatttggtTGATTATTTCACCTCCCTTTCAGGAGCAGGACATGCACTCTTATCAGGGAAAGATCATCATTCAGTGTAACGAAGGCTCAGTTACTGCCTTTTACTCTGtcctgggctatttggggatcCTGGCGGCTATgagttttattatagcttttttagccaggTCATTACCTGACAGTTTTAATGAAGCcaagtacatcaccttcagcatgctggtgttctgcagtGCTTGGATTGCAATGATCCCGGTGTATCTGAGCACCAAAGGGAAATACATGGTGGCTGTGGAGATCTTTGCCATATTAACCTCAAATGCGGGACTTTTGAGCTGTATATTTTTCCCTAAATGTTACATAATCCTTTTTAGGCCAGAAATGAATAGTAAGACATGTATGTTAAAGATTACTGATTAA